The genomic DNA CCCAAGATTTCGGTACTCGATACTGTGATGGCAAAGGTTGCCAAAATAAATACCGGAATAAGCCCAAATTCTGGCAACTTGATGCGATTAAGTGCCCAAACGGCCATCTTACCCATTATTAGTCCTACTACCACCCCAACACCAATTTGCTGAACTAGGCTAGAGAGTATTGACAATGTAGTGGGTGCACCGTTGGCACTATTGATAATATAGTCGGTTAACATGACAACCATCAGTAGGGCGACGGGGTCATTGGTAGCAGATTCGAATTCTAAAATAGTGCCAGTGCCATGTTTTAATTTAAGCTTTTTGGATTCTAAAATAGAAAATACTGCCGCAGCATCAGTCGATGACACTACCGCTGCAAACAGCATGCAAGTGATGAGGTTAAAATCGAGTAACGCATTCAAGATAAAGCCAAAAATAACCGTTGTAAAGATCACTCCAGCGGTGGATAACATGCCGCCTTCTTTCCAAGAAAATTGAATGTGTTTCATTGGGGTATTCAGCCCACCCACAAACACTATGGTGTTTAACGCTAGGGTACCGATAAGCGAGGTAAGCTTCAGGTCGTCGTATACAAAACCAAATTCACCATTACCAAAAGCAAGGCCTACGCCCATGAAAATGAGAAGCGAGGGTAAGCCTAATGTTTTAGAAGGATGATGGAGCAAAATGCCAATAGCAATAAGAATGGAGATCCCTAAAATAATAATATCAGATGGCATATAGGCACTCCTTGGCTAGTTTAAATTGCACTAAATGGCTATTTTAGCATTAAATTAGCCTAAACTCGTTTTATGAGTATTTATTAATATTAATTCATATCCCATCAGTGGGTTGCAATAAAGACCATGCATTATTGGCTTGTGGAAATAGAGATATAAACAGGATGAGTCTGTTTGTTTTAGCTTTAATCATAATGGATAGATCGTTTACTCGCGCAATAATAGCAGTCTAACAACATTTTTATTACATTTTAAACTGCTAATATCAGTTCATAAAAGTACATAGTGGAAACATCATGGCCATATTCATTAGTGTTTGGGGCGTTATTACCTGTGGTGTTGGGCTGTTTATGCTGCTTAAGCTGCTTAAGCCCCAAGGTTTTGCTGATGCTATTGTTCTATTTAGTCGCCAAGATTATTTTCATTATGTCGAAATCATTTCTCGGTTAGTGATTGGCGCAGCATTGTTACTCGATGCGCGTAATACCTTATATCCGTTAGTGTTTGAAGTAATAGCTAAGATTTTGTTTGTAGTCGCTATTATTTTAGTTTTTATGACTGAAAAACACCATAAAACATTTGCGTTATGGGCTGTAAAACATTGCCTTAGTTGGTTTAGACCAGCAGGATTTTGCGCCTTAATATTGGGTCTTTGGACGTTATACGTCAGTATCGATTAAAGACTCAGCTTTGTTGTATAGGCAGTGAAACCGTTATTTTGGCTAATTTGTTAAAATTTTATGTCAAGCTAAACTCCCCTTAAGCCGCAGCACCATTGGACTTGCATATTTCTGTAATGTTAATGAAATGTGAGTGTCATGTTTACGCAGTCTTTTTGTCATTTTTGCAGGTTAGTTTGTAATCCAACCAACTTACTCACACGCTTACATCCGTCTTCGGAGATGACAATGGAACTGAAAAACATTTTTAAACTTACTGCACTTGCTACCGCCCTTGCTGCAACATTAGGGCTTGCTGGTTGTGGTGGTGATATTAATATCAATGCGGGTAGCGATACCGTTACCCCTACTACGCCAACAACTCCAACAACGCCAACTCAGACAGATCAAGAAAAATCATACAGTGGCTTTGCAACTAAAAGCACCACAATGACAGCCGTTGATGGTAAAGAAGTTTGGGTATTAAAAGGTACGTTAGCCCCTTCAACAGCAGCATCAACCATTACCACCGGTGGCCAAGATGGCGACAAAATAGTGTTAGGTAATGATGTTGTATGGCAGCTTGATGGCGCGGTGATTGCCGGTGGCGATAATGCCAATGCAGTTGAGTTATCGATATTACCTGGCACCAAAATCTTAGGTGGCAGCGATTCTTATTTAGTGATTAGCCGTGGTTCAACAATTATGGCTGATGGTACTGCAGCTGCACCTATCGTATTTACGTCTGTTGAGACGGCTTTAGGCCAAGAAGGTAAAGCGGGTCAGTGGGGTGGTTTAGTGTTATTGGGTAATGCGCCAGTAAACACCTGCCCAGATTTAACCAATTGTTCAGCGTCTTTTGAAGTGGGTAACCACAGCTATGGCGGTAATGACACCGAAGACAATTCAGGTTCAATCAAGTATGTACGCGTTGAGTTTGGTGGTTTCAAAATCAATGACACCCAAGAAATGAACGGTATTAGTTTTGCCGGTGTGGGTGCGGGTACTGAAATTGACCACGTACAAGTTCACATGAATAACGATGACGGTTTTGAATTCTGGGGCGGTAATGTTTCAGTAACAAATATCGTACTAACAGAAAACTTTGATGACTCGTTAGATTGGACTAACGGTTGGCAAGGTAGCGCGCAGCACGTTTATATCCGTCAAGCTGACAATGCTTCTAACCGTGGTATTGAAGCTGACAGTAACAGTGATGCCAGCGCTGTACCTATGTCAAAACCAGTGTTAGCCAACTTTACTATTCAGGTTGCTAATGGCACCAACAGTGGTGGTGACGATGCGGAAGGTATTTTATTCCGTAAAGGCACTGGCGTGAATACTTATAACATTCTTGTTAAAGGTGACGTTGATTCTGGCGAATGTTTAGAGGTTAACGACGACAATACCGTTAACAACGCCAACACCGCTGAATTGACCATGCAAAACAGCTTAATTGACTGTGTTGAACCGTTTAAAAATGCTAAGGCAGATGCTGCTGAAGGCCGTACTTTAGCGCTAGATGTTGAAGCCTGGTACACAGGGCAAGACGATAACTTAGTTGCCGCAGCTGATTTAACCGATTACATGCCTAATTCATCATCTGTTGCCTTAACGGCTGGTAAGGCTGATTTGGCTAACCTTGATGCGCGTTTAGTTAATGCTAACTATATTGGCGCGTTTGATGGATCTAATGATTGGACTAAAGGCTGGACTACAGCTATTCATGACGATGTGACGCCAACGCCAACAGCATTACCAGTATTAACCTCTTGTCCAGTAGGCACAACAGCTTCAGCAGCGGCAACAGGGTTATATAAAGATGCATCAATCACGTTAATTTGTACCCTTGAAGGCAATGTTTTAAGCAACACGACGCTTCTCGCTGGCCAAAACGTAATGTACAAAATTGATGGCGGTGCGGTAGTCGTCGGTGGTGATAACACCACGCCTGCAACATTGGCTATTCAAGCGGGTACTAAGCTATTCGCGACATCTAACAGCTTTATCGCAGTGAGTCGTGGCTCAAAAATTATGGCTCAAGGTAGTGCAACTCACCCAATTGAAATGACCTCTGAAGAAGATGTTATTGCGGGTGCAAGTGGCGAACGTGGTCAATGGGGTGGTTTGGTTATTCTAGGTAATGGTTTAACCAATACCTGTCCTGATCATAATGCTTGTTCAGCGTCGTTTGAAGTCGGTGACTTTCCATACGGTGGTAACAACAACGCTGATAACAGCGGTCAAATCAGCTACGTAGTGATTAAGTATGCTGGCTTTAAAGTGAATGATACTCAAGAAATGAACGGTATCTCATTTGCAGCAGTGGGCAGCGGAACTCAAGTAGACCATATTCAAATTCACGCTAACGGCGACGACGGTGTTGAGTTTTGGGGTGGTGCAGTTAACTTGAAATATGTGTACTTAACAGCCAACTTCGATGACAGCTTAGATTGGACTAACGGTTGGACAGGTAAAGCACAGTTTGTGTATATCACTCACGAAGACGGTAATGCTAACCGTGGTATCGAAGGTGATAGCCATAAAGGTGCTACGGATACTCCAGTGTCAGCGCCTAAATTAGCTAACTTCACTATTTTACCGGGTACAGATATTGCTAACGCAAGTGGCGATAAAGGTGAAGGTATCTTACTACGTGTGGCTACTGCTGGTGAGTTATACAACGTGTTAGTTCAAGGTCGTAAAGGCAGCACTGCTGAAACTGAGTCTGGCGAATGTTTAGAGTTAGATGGCTCTTACGCTGGTTTAGTCGACAACGTAAACAGCAAAACGCTGACGATGTCTCATTCAATTATCGACTGTAACGAGCCCTTTAAGTACAGCTCTGATAATGCAGCAACAGCAGACGCTGTCAATGTTGAAACCTGGTTCATGGGCCAAGAAGGTAACTCAACAGCTGCAGTGACTCTCACCGACGGTATGCCAGCAGCTATAGATACAACGCTACTTGGCAAAGGTAAAGACTTAAGCACAGATGATAGCTTCTTCGAATCAACCAACTTTATTGGTGCATTCGATGGCCAGAATGACTGGCGTCAAGGTTGGGCTTACTTTCCACAGTAATCACCTCGATAACATTAATCTGTGACCTATTAATAGCCGCCCGCAAGGGCGGTTATCTCTGAACCGCATACAGGATAGTTAAGTATGAAAACCAAGCCGAGTTTTACCGTTAATAAGTTAAGTCTTGCCATTATCTCTGTGATTTCTGCGGCGGCACTATTAACAGCTACCCCCGTATACTCGCAAGAACCAGCGCCTGCGCGCGATCCTGGTGAAGTGATCCCAATTGAACCGATAGAAGTGATTTCAGTTACCGGGCGTTTACGCAGCTCTGCATCAGAAGCAACTGAAGAACGTCGTGAACAAATTGCTGTAGCTGATATTATGGGCTCAGAACAAATTTCAAGAACCGGTGACAGTGATGCAGCCGCAGCGCTTCGTCGTGTGACAGGTTTAACCTTAAAAGATGGCAAATTCATTTATGTTCGTGGTTTAGGTGAGCGTTATTCAAGTACCTCACTGAATGGCGCGACAGTGCCGTCACCGGATCCAACCCGTAACGTGGTGCCTTTAGATATGTTTCCTGCATCGATCATTGAATCGTTATCGGTGCAAAAGTCAGCCTCTGCCAATTCTCCAGCCGCATTTGGTGGCGGACATGTGGATATTCGGACTAAATCTATTCCAGCAGATTTCTTTTTTAAAGCCTCTGTGGGCGGTCGTTATAACACCAATGATTCAGATGACAGCTTCACCTATAATGGTGGTGGCGATGATTGGACCGGCCAAGACGATGGCACTCGCAGCATGCCAAGCAACATTAATAACACCATTAATCAATATGGTGGAATTAGCCCAATTGATATCGTCAGCAATTCTAATGGCGCTATAAGTTACCCCGCAGCACAACAAGTTAACCGCGAATTGGCACTAGACATGTATCGCGATATGACGGTACAAAGTCAAAGTACTGATCCTGCAATGCGCGGTGATATCGCCATTGGTGATCGTTGGGACATTACTGACGACATCATCTTTGGTGCATTATCAGCGGTGTCGTACAAGCAGCAAGCCGAAAACTACACTAAACGCGAAGTTGAACTGGATGGTGATAGCAGCCAAGTACAAGTTGAAAACCAAAAAGACATCGTCGGCACCGACTCGATTGTGCAAGTGTCTGGCATGCTGAACTTAGGCTTAGAAATTGGTTACAACCATAAAATCGAAACCTTCACCACTTATCTGCAAGACACCTCTGATGATGTGTCTATAGGGCTTGAAGAAACCATCGATACTCTGGGTGAGCCTAATGCATTGCAAGTTTATGCTATTGATTACGAGGAACGTTCGTTAATCAGTAACCAAATAAAAGGTCATCATTTTATTGAGCTGTTAAATGATGCTGAAGTGAACTGGAAGTTTTCTGATGCCCGCTCAGAGCGTTATGCTCCTAATGAAGTGTCGTACACCTATAATGTGATTTTAGATGAAAACAACCAGTTATTGTCACGTAACCTCAACACTCAAGATGCGCCAAAGTATGTCTACAGCCGCTTAGAAGATGACAGCCAAAACTATGCCTGGGACTTTACTTACCCAATCAATTTAGACGGCGCATTGGTTAAACTGACAACCGGTTATGAATACTTTGAGCGTACCCGTGAAAGCTATGCCACCCGTTTAGGTTTTGATGTCGATTTAAGTCCAACTGATGCTAACGGTGGCATTTTAGCGAGTGACTTTAATGATATTTTTTCGGATAAAAACATTACCGACAATACCTTAGGACTAGAGCTGAAAGACGCGTCAACCGACACTGAAGACTACATTGCTGCAGAGAAAAACGATGCCGCCTTTGTGAGCATGGACATCGACTTTGATGATGTTTGGCGCGTATATGCTGGTATTCGCTACGAAGATTTTCGCCGCGTGACTTTACCTATCGACCCTGATGGTGAAATTTCAGATGAAGGCGGGCGTTACGACTTGACTGATTATGTGATTGCTGAAGATGGTTGGTTCCCGTCGTTGTCATTAACCTGGAAACAAACCGATACTACCCAATGGCGTTTAGGCGCGAGCAAAACCATAGTACGACCAGATCTGCGTGAAGTGTCGCCCGTTCGATTCCAAGATCCCGTTACCGGTTTTGATTTCTTCGGTAATCCAGAACTTAAAAGCTCCGACATTGTTAACCTCGACTTACGTTGGGAATACTACTCAGATCCGGGCAATAATTTCAGTATGGGCGCATTCTATAAGGATGTAGACGCACCGATTGAACCTATTCAACGTATTTCAGAAGCGGGGCGTCAGCTTAAATTTTATAACGCCGAGTCGGGTTATGTGTACGGTCTTGAAACCGAGTTTTTGCAAGAGCTTGAGTTTTTGGGTAGCGATGGCAGTATTTGGGAGGACTTCTTTGTCGCAGGTAACTTAACCCTAGGCGACTCAGAAATCGATATCGCTGCTAACGGCGAAATCGACCCAACCAATAACACGCGCCGCATGACCGGACATTCACAATGGGTGGCTAACTTACAGTTAAGTTACGACTCGCCAGACAGTTATCACAGTGCCACATTAGTTTATAACGTGTTTGGTGAACGCATTGCCTATGGTGGCCGTGGTGGTTTAGATGACGTATTTGAAAAGCCATTTCATAGCCTTGATTTTACCTATAGTTTCTTCCCGACCGATAGCGTTACCGTAAAAGTAAAAGCGAAGAATATCTTAGGTGAAACAACGGAATACGAGCAGCAAGATATCCAAGTGTATGCCAAAGACCCTGGCACAGAATACACCTTGCAGCTTAGCTATGAGTATTAATACGCCTTAATTTCAAGAGTTAAAAGAGTACTGGTTTTTAGCGATTTTTACTCATCATTTCAATCGCTAAAAACGTGCACGGCCACTTTCTTCGGAACAAAGAAAGTGGCCTTTTTTTGTTTTGGCTTATTATTTGGGTTAGGTTATTAGGTGAAAAGGCATGTTGTTTACATTATAAGTAATAGTGTGAATTGTATAAGTATGTTTTTTATGTTTTTTATGTTTTTTTTGTTATTTTATAATTCAAAATTAAATTAAGGGATTAATTATTATGGATAGGAAAGTTTGTCCAACAATTGTAGATTTACAGCTTGATACAAAGAGTATTGAAGCTATAAATTCGATAAATGATATTTTAAAAAATAAAGAAACAGGTATGTGGGTTACATTAATTGGCCAATTGGTTCTTATTTTTGGCGGTTTAGGCGTTAATGCCAAAGCTTCAAATAATATAATTGAAAAGAATTTAGTCTTTAAGTCTGTTTCTAGTGATTCAAGTCAAACTTCGTATAGTATTTTTTCTACAAATTGGGAGTATTTTTTTAAGACTTTCTCTTCGCTTGATAGGTTTGCTAACAATCAAATAGAAACTATTGCTGGTATGCAAATGTTAAGATCTGAAATTTCATCAAAGGAGAGAGTTTTTTGGAAATCCGTCCATTATGGTTGCAACGTAAAATGAAGATATTAACGATTTTATTTTTTATTTTAACTATTTCGCCTTCAAAAGTTTTTGCTGACGAGTACTTAGATTTCGGTATGGATTTACTGAGTGATAAATTTACTGCATTTGAGGTCAAACATGATAAATGTTTAACCATGTCAAAAATGAATCAATTATCTGATAGCAGTATAGTCACTCTAAAACAGTTACCCATTTCAGTCGGGGAGGCTTTAGGTTATTTGCATCTTAAAGCGATGCGAATGTGTGTGGGTGATGAATACACTGAGTTACTCCAAGTGCTTTTAGATTTAGAAAATGAAAATAAGACAAAACAGAATACTTTTGTTACGCAAGAAATAGACAAAATTAAATTGTTAATCTTTTCCACTTCTGAGTTAAGAGCTCAGAAGCAATATGATTCTTTACCTGTTGAGTATAAAAATAAACTACAGCGAGTGGAAGGTATTCATCAGCCATTTGATATGATCAATGCATTTGAGCGAGCATGGTTATAACAAATCAGTAATCTTTATAAAATCGATTAATATGAATTAATCGATTTTTTTATCTTTTTAGTAATAGTCTCGGATATTGTTGTTAGAATACATCTACTTTTTGCAAGCTGCAGTCCGAGTTAATAACCATTATGTTTAACCGTCTTTCTTTGTTTTTATACTTAATCTTAGCTATATCGATCAGCGCATGCGCCATGCCACTGGGGATGACACAAGCGGGTAGCATTACCGCCCCGTCTATTGACGAAGCCAGCGGTTTGGCGGTATCGAGGCTCAATGACAAGATATTGTGGGTACATAACGACAGTGGTGATTCGGCAAGGATTTTTGCCATTGATACCCAAGGTCATCAACTCGCGACAGTAAACATTACTGGTGTAAAGAACATTGATTGGGAAGACATAGCCTCGTTTGTTTACCAAGGTGAAGCGTACTTATTGATCGCCGATGTGGGTGATAACCAAGCGAAGCGATCGCAGTATCAATTACACCTGATCAAAGAGCCAGATTTAAGCCAACTGAATGGACAAAAAACACTGTCGGTTAAACCCAGTTGGAGCATGACATTTACCTACCCAGATGGCGCACACGATTGTGAATCCGTAGCCGTTGATGTGGCTAAGCAAAAAATACTGTTACTGACTAAACGCGATAAGCTGCCGATATTATACGAGTTACCATTAATCGCTCCTTCGGCGCAAAGCGTATCAAAGAATGTATCGGTTCAAATGATTAACAAACAAGCCAAAAGGTTGGGCGAAATAGCGCCATTACCAACCGCGATGCTCGATTATGCCAGTATCTATACTTGGGCCGGTTTTGCCGGAAAGCCCACCGCAATTGATATCTCCGCGGATGGTTTATCGGCTGTAGTATTAACCTACACTCACGCGTTCTATTTTACCCAATCACAGCCTGGCGATTGGTTAACGCTGTTTTCTACAGCGCCACAAGAGATTGCTCTGCCAGCGATAAAACAAGCTGAAGCGGTTAGTTTTAGCCAAGAGGGTAGCAGCATTTTTATTACATCAGAGATGCTGCCAGCGCCTTTGTATAAAATGGATTTGAAGGGTTTTCATACTCAATAGTAGGTTTTTTTCTTTATTTTTTAGATATGGCCTGCGGCCACTAAGGTCGTGGCGCTTCACCCACACCAGACCAAGAGGAAACCAACGGCTGTTTCCTCTTTACTTTTTATTCAAAGAATTGGCCCAGCCGCCACATCAACATTATCCCAATGTGATTTAAGCAATAGAAGCGATAATTTCGCGACGTGGTACGATCCAGCTTGTGACTTCGTTTGTAGACTGCTTCGGCCCATCTTGCAGTAAAGAGTGAAAATGCTAACGCTTCCTATGGGGATCTGATGTGAATGGATTCACGAATGTTGTGGTGGCATGGTCAATAATGTTCCCGACATCAAATGACATTCCCCATGTCCATATGGGTCAGATGCCAAAGAACGACCTTTCCCCGCGAAAGCTAGCTGGCATCTGATAGGCAGGATGCCTGAATGCCTTGGAGTATATGGATATACGTGAAAGGCCATGGTCAGCTCACGCATTCTTTTATAAAGAGTCTTCAACGGCCTCAATTTATTGGATACTGAAGGTTTCAAAGTAAAATACGCAAAAGTCGCAAACAAAAAAATTGTTAGTTTCAGCTAATGCGATAGCTGTATTTACATTACTATTGCTTGGTTTGATATT from Shewanella psychromarinicola includes the following:
- a CDS encoding potassium/proton antiporter, which encodes MPSDIIILGISILIAIGILLHHPSKTLGLPSLLIFMGVGLAFGNGEFGFVYDDLKLTSLIGTLALNTIVFVGGLNTPMKHIQFSWKEGGMLSTAGVIFTTVIFGFILNALLDFNLITCMLFAAVVSSTDAAAVFSILESKKLKLKHGTGTILEFESATNDPVALLMVVMLTDYIINSANGAPTTLSILSSLVQQIGVGVVVGLIMGKMAVWALNRIKLPEFGLIPVFILATFAITVSSTEILGGNELIAVYIAGVIIGNYLKKGAEVSKHFFNGISWLAQSLMFIILGLQIFPQKLLPVLMVSLLPAILLILVARPLAVQLCYLPFKQVNWRKRLFVSMIGLKGATPIVFALIPAAAGVEGSREMIHMVFFIVLISVIVQGAAIEPLANKLKLNLKPKPPKPPKLPKV
- a CDS encoding TonB-dependent receptor domain-containing protein: MKTKPSFTVNKLSLAIISVISAAALLTATPVYSQEPAPARDPGEVIPIEPIEVISVTGRLRSSASEATEERREQIAVADIMGSEQISRTGDSDAAAALRRVTGLTLKDGKFIYVRGLGERYSSTSLNGATVPSPDPTRNVVPLDMFPASIIESLSVQKSASANSPAAFGGGHVDIRTKSIPADFFFKASVGGRYNTNDSDDSFTYNGGGDDWTGQDDGTRSMPSNINNTINQYGGISPIDIVSNSNGAISYPAAQQVNRELALDMYRDMTVQSQSTDPAMRGDIAIGDRWDITDDIIFGALSAVSYKQQAENYTKREVELDGDSSQVQVENQKDIVGTDSIVQVSGMLNLGLEIGYNHKIETFTTYLQDTSDDVSIGLEETIDTLGEPNALQVYAIDYEERSLISNQIKGHHFIELLNDAEVNWKFSDARSERYAPNEVSYTYNVILDENNQLLSRNLNTQDAPKYVYSRLEDDSQNYAWDFTYPINLDGALVKLTTGYEYFERTRESYATRLGFDVDLSPTDANGGILASDFNDIFSDKNITDNTLGLELKDASTDTEDYIAAEKNDAAFVSMDIDFDDVWRVYAGIRYEDFRRVTLPIDPDGEISDEGGRYDLTDYVIAEDGWFPSLSLTWKQTDTTQWRLGASKTIVRPDLREVSPVRFQDPVTGFDFFGNPELKSSDIVNLDLRWEYYSDPGNNFSMGAFYKDVDAPIEPIQRISEAGRQLKFYNAESGYVYGLETEFLQELEFLGSDGSIWEDFFVAGNLTLGDSEIDIAANGEIDPTNNTRRMTGHSQWVANLQLSYDSPDSYHSATLVYNVFGERIAYGGRGGLDDVFEKPFHSLDFTYSFFPTDSVTVKVKAKNILGETTEYEQQDIQVYAKDPGTEYTLQLSYEY